A stretch of Vigna angularis cultivar LongXiaoDou No.4 chromosome 4, ASM1680809v1, whole genome shotgun sequence DNA encodes these proteins:
- the LOC108321806 gene encoding proline-rich receptor-like protein kinase PERK1 isoform X1 codes for MFAVTPYSPASTPVDVVPQPFPQPAAPAFQSSPSPSMFLTPPAPSSPSPETLFFQGLPLPPSSVTPVPLTVPALPSPSPESLTPPLVVAPSPPSPTASFPPALPDMPLTPEAAAVTTSTVPPPPLPPSFTTEPTLATPWSPALPLSAPEVNLPVAVDFQKASTYHVSSGLIVGLVIGAIVLVFVFSIGLLLCRNRKKTKQKNLCTGRSKESPPSIESKGSHVIQVPPNPTLPPNLKSGSFKSVSVKTIPNHAPRAAFSPGNGSFTYDEILVATNCFSESNLLGEGGFGYVYKGVLPCGKQIAVKQLKSGSQQGEREFQAEVETISRVHHKHLVELAGYCVSGAERMLVYEFVPNNTLEFHLHGEGSIFLGWTTRIKIALGSAKGLAYLHEGNPAIIHRDIKASNILLDFNFEPKVSDFGLAKVLPNDSHISHLTTRVMGTFGYVAPEYASSGKLTDKSDVYSYGVMLLELITGRPPITAAGSRIESLVDWARPLLARALQEENFDNLVDPRLQKNCDADEMVRMVTCAAACVRHSSKLRPRMSQIVGALEGVVSLTDLVGDVTPENTPEHNWSKYLDYGDNQ; via the exons ATGTTTGCAGTTACACCATATTCTCCGGCGTCCACGCCGGTTGACGTCGTTCCTCAGCCGTTTCCGCAACCAGCAGCACCCGCATTCCAGTCCTCGCCGTCACCATCGATGTTTCTGACGCCTCCAGCCCCGTCCTCCCCGTCGCCGGAAACTTTATTCTTCCAAGGTTTGCCTCTACCGCCATCTTCAGTTACACCTGTTCCTCTGACGGTGCCGGCGTTGCCGTCTCCGTCGCCGGAATCTCTCACTCCGCCGCTTGTAGTTGCGCCATCGCCTCCGTCTCCCACCGCCAGTTTTCCACCTGCATTGCCAGATATGCCTCTGACACCGGAGGCGGCGGCGGTGACGACGTCGACTGTTCCTCCACCGCCTTTACCTCCTTCATTCACGACGGAACCAACCCTGGCAACGCCGTGGAGCCCCGCCTTGCCGTTATCTGCGCCGGAAGTGAATTTGCCGGTGGCTGTGGATTTTCAGAAGGCCTCAACATACCACGTGTCAAGTGGGCTTATTGTTGGGCTTGTAATTGGGGCAATCGTTTTGGTGTTTGTTTTTAGTATTGGATTACTTCTATGCAGGAATAGGAAGAAAACCAAACAGAAGAATCTGTGCACGGGTCGCTCTAAGGAATCACCACCCTCCATTGAATCCAAGG GATCTCATGTTATTCAAGTGCCACCAAATCCAACGCTGCCACCGAATCTCAAATCAGGTTCTTTTAAGTCAGTGTCTGTGAAAACAATTCCAAATCATGCTCCAAGGGCAGCCTTCAGTCCCGGGAATGGTAGTTTCACGTATGATGAAATATTAGTGGCCACTAATTGTTTCTCTGAGTCCAACCTTCTTGGAGAAGGTGGCTTTGGCTATGTGTACAAAGGAGTTCTCCCATGTGGAAAGCAAATTGCAGTTAAGCAACTAAAATCAGGTAGCCAACAAGGAGAGAGAGAATTTCAAGCTGAGGTTGAGACAATTAGTCGAGTGCATCATAAGCATCTTGTTGAATTGGCTGGCTACTGCGTTTCTGGGGCAGAGAGAATGCTTGTTTATGAATTTGTTCCAAATAACACATTGGAATTTCACTTGCACG GGGAGGGGAGTATCTTCTTAGGATGGACAACGAGAATTAAAATTGCCCTCGGATCTGCAAAAGGGCTGGCATATCTACATGAAG GTAATCCAGCAATTATTCACCGTGATATTAAGGCATCTAATATTCttcttgattttaattttgaaccCAAG GTTTCTGACTTTGGCCTGGCAAAAGTCTTACCAAACGATAGCCATATTAGTCACCTCACCACCCGAGTGATGGGAACCTTTGG ATATGTGGCTCCGGAGTATGCATCAAGTGGTAAATTGACAGATAAATCAGATGTATATTCCTACGGAGTCATGCTTTTGGAACTTATAACCGGACGTCCACCAATCACTGCAGCAGGATCTAGGATTGAGAGCTTGGTTGACTGG GCTAGGCCATTGCTTGCTCGAGCACTACAAGAAGAGAATTTCGACAACCTTGTTGATCCAAGGTTGCAGAAAAACTGCGATGCTGATGAGATGGTTAGAATGGTTACATGTGCAGCTGCTTGTGTGCGCCATTCATCCAAACTTCGACCTCGTATGAGCCAA ATAGTTGGAGCCTTAGAAGGAGTGGTTTCTCTTACTGATCTTGTTGGAGATGTTACACCGGAGAATACCCCAGAACACAATTGGTCAAAGTATTTAGATTATGGCGACAACCAATAG
- the LOC108321806 gene encoding proline-rich receptor-like protein kinase PERK1 isoform X2 gives MFAVTPYSPASTPVDVVPQPFPQPAAPAFQSSPSPSMFLTPPAPSSPSPETLFFQGLPLPPSSVTPVPLTVPALPSPSPESLTPPLVVAPSPPSPTASFPPALPDMPLTPEAAAVTTSTVPPPPLPPSFTTEPTLATPWSPALPLSAPEVNLPVAVDFQKASTYHVSSGLIVGLVIGAIVLVFVFSIGLLLCRNRKKTKQKNLCTGRSKESPPSIESKGSHVIQVPPNPTLPPNLKSGSFKSVSVKTIPNHAPRAAFSPGNGSFTYDEILVATNCFSESNLLGEGGFGYVYKGVLPCGKQIAVKQLKSGSQQGEREFQAEVETISRVHHKHLVELAGYCVSGAERMLVYEFVPNNTLEFHLHGEGSIFLGWTTRIKIALGSAKGLAYLHEGNPAIIHRDIKASNILLDFNFEPKVSDFGLAKVLPNDSHISHLTTRVMGTFGYVAPEYASSGKLTDKSDVYSYGVMLLELITGRPPITAAGSRIESLVDWARPLLARALQEENFDNLVDPRLQKNCDADEMVRMVTCAAACVRHSSKLRPHSWSLRRSGFSY, from the exons ATGTTTGCAGTTACACCATATTCTCCGGCGTCCACGCCGGTTGACGTCGTTCCTCAGCCGTTTCCGCAACCAGCAGCACCCGCATTCCAGTCCTCGCCGTCACCATCGATGTTTCTGACGCCTCCAGCCCCGTCCTCCCCGTCGCCGGAAACTTTATTCTTCCAAGGTTTGCCTCTACCGCCATCTTCAGTTACACCTGTTCCTCTGACGGTGCCGGCGTTGCCGTCTCCGTCGCCGGAATCTCTCACTCCGCCGCTTGTAGTTGCGCCATCGCCTCCGTCTCCCACCGCCAGTTTTCCACCTGCATTGCCAGATATGCCTCTGACACCGGAGGCGGCGGCGGTGACGACGTCGACTGTTCCTCCACCGCCTTTACCTCCTTCATTCACGACGGAACCAACCCTGGCAACGCCGTGGAGCCCCGCCTTGCCGTTATCTGCGCCGGAAGTGAATTTGCCGGTGGCTGTGGATTTTCAGAAGGCCTCAACATACCACGTGTCAAGTGGGCTTATTGTTGGGCTTGTAATTGGGGCAATCGTTTTGGTGTTTGTTTTTAGTATTGGATTACTTCTATGCAGGAATAGGAAGAAAACCAAACAGAAGAATCTGTGCACGGGTCGCTCTAAGGAATCACCACCCTCCATTGAATCCAAGG GATCTCATGTTATTCAAGTGCCACCAAATCCAACGCTGCCACCGAATCTCAAATCAGGTTCTTTTAAGTCAGTGTCTGTGAAAACAATTCCAAATCATGCTCCAAGGGCAGCCTTCAGTCCCGGGAATGGTAGTTTCACGTATGATGAAATATTAGTGGCCACTAATTGTTTCTCTGAGTCCAACCTTCTTGGAGAAGGTGGCTTTGGCTATGTGTACAAAGGAGTTCTCCCATGTGGAAAGCAAATTGCAGTTAAGCAACTAAAATCAGGTAGCCAACAAGGAGAGAGAGAATTTCAAGCTGAGGTTGAGACAATTAGTCGAGTGCATCATAAGCATCTTGTTGAATTGGCTGGCTACTGCGTTTCTGGGGCAGAGAGAATGCTTGTTTATGAATTTGTTCCAAATAACACATTGGAATTTCACTTGCACG GGGAGGGGAGTATCTTCTTAGGATGGACAACGAGAATTAAAATTGCCCTCGGATCTGCAAAAGGGCTGGCATATCTACATGAAG GTAATCCAGCAATTATTCACCGTGATATTAAGGCATCTAATATTCttcttgattttaattttgaaccCAAG GTTTCTGACTTTGGCCTGGCAAAAGTCTTACCAAACGATAGCCATATTAGTCACCTCACCACCCGAGTGATGGGAACCTTTGG ATATGTGGCTCCGGAGTATGCATCAAGTGGTAAATTGACAGATAAATCAGATGTATATTCCTACGGAGTCATGCTTTTGGAACTTATAACCGGACGTCCACCAATCACTGCAGCAGGATCTAGGATTGAGAGCTTGGTTGACTGG GCTAGGCCATTGCTTGCTCGAGCACTACAAGAAGAGAATTTCGACAACCTTGTTGATCCAAGGTTGCAGAAAAACTGCGATGCTGATGAGATGGTTAGAATGGTTACATGTGCAGCTGCTTGTGTGCGCCATTCATCCAAACTTCGACCTC ATAGTTGGAGCCTTAGAAGGAGTGGTTTCTCTTACTGA